A genomic window from Sulfurospirillum multivorans DSM 12446 includes:
- a CDS encoding MFS transporter, producing the protein MNQYVELLRNNTTLRRLSIIQLISYFGAWFSHMGIYTLLIQLDAPVWALSAAAGFTFLPSMLLAPFSGAIIDKVDTKKFMLFLTAIEIVTVFWLMFITSLDALWILLGLIFIRMGTGSIYFQTEMSLLPKLLNNDELKLANEIHSMIWSISYAFGMAVAGFYIHYFGTTSAFIADMVLYCISFYLLLGLDIPSIASQHALHVKAMIWSGFVYIKENPKIMHLIFLHASVGLTAYDALIALLADHQYKQFLSIALVMGFINASRALSQVLGQFLLSRYITKETLFYIFIVQGIGIILWGVLQYDFYLSFIGIFVCGLFTTSLWSYTYTLLQYETDEAFYGRVIAYNDMVFMGMCTLVSFAIGILFEWGLSLSLITGGLGFFFIVFGFYWKWVQKVIK; encoded by the coding sequence ATGAATCAGTATGTTGAGTTGTTACGCAACAACACAACGCTTCGTCGCTTAAGCATTATCCAGCTTATTAGCTATTTTGGCGCATGGTTTAGCCACATGGGAATTTATACCCTTTTGATACAGTTAGATGCACCTGTTTGGGCACTCAGTGCGGCGGCGGGATTTACCTTTTTGCCTTCGATGCTTTTAGCCCCTTTTAGTGGCGCGATCATCGATAAAGTTGATACGAAAAAGTTTATGCTTTTTTTAACAGCGATCGAAATTGTAACAGTTTTTTGGCTTATGTTTATCACGTCACTGGACGCTCTGTGGATTTTACTGGGATTGATTTTTATTCGCATGGGAACGGGAAGTATCTACTTTCAAACAGAGATGTCGCTTTTACCCAAACTTTTAAACAATGACGAACTTAAACTTGCCAATGAAATTCACTCGATGATCTGGTCTATTTCGTATGCGTTTGGAATGGCGGTGGCGGGGTTTTATATTCACTACTTTGGAACAACCAGTGCTTTTATTGCCGATATGGTTCTTTATTGCATCAGTTTTTACCTGCTGTTGGGCTTAGATATTCCCTCCATTGCAAGCCAACATGCTTTACATGTAAAGGCAATGATCTGGAGTGGGTTTGTCTATATCAAAGAAAATCCAAAGATTATGCATCTGATTTTTCTGCACGCGAGTGTGGGGCTAACGGCGTATGATGCGCTCATCGCTCTTTTGGCGGATCATCAATACAAACAGTTCTTATCGATTGCGCTCGTGATGGGTTTTATCAACGCTTCGCGTGCGCTCTCTCAGGTTTTAGGGCAATTTTTACTCAGTCGTTATATCACGAAAGAGACTCTTTTTTACATTTTTATCGTTCAAGGTATAGGCATTATCCTCTGGGGTGTGTTGCAGTATGATTTTTACCTCAGTTTTATCGGGATCTTTGTGTGCGGGCTTTTTACGACAAGTTTATGGTCGTACACCTACACGCTTTTACAATACGAAACCGATGAAGCCTTTTATGGCAGGGTGATTGCCTATAACGATATGGTTTTTATGGGCATGTGTACACTCGTCTCTTTTGCCATTGGGATCTTGTTTGAATGGGGGCTTTCGTTGTCACTGATTACAGGTGGGTTGGGATTCTTTTTTATCGTGTTTGGGTTCTATTGGAAGTGGGTTCAAAAAGTGATAAAATAG